One window of the Vigna radiata var. radiata cultivar VC1973A chromosome 1, Vradiata_ver6, whole genome shotgun sequence genome contains the following:
- the LOC106772334 gene encoding trihelix transcription factor GT-2-like, translating into MLGDSAVLGTGGGGGSGDAVVAAGGGAVHDGAVDVAGGGGGGGGGGSNSGDDERGRVEEGDRSFGGNRWPRQETLALLKIRSDMDVAFRDASVKGPLWEEVSRKLADLGYHRNAKKCKEKFENVYKYHKRTKEGRSGKSEGKTYRFFDQLQALENNPAIHPIQSPPPPPVTTTTALPATPVSIVVTTTPSSIMSLPPTTSLPLPPVSNNTTVPSPTTLPVPQSILALTTSSFPSSNPTPYFPTQTPNPTPNNTNTKNPLNTIAPPSFPNIPTDLLSNSSSSSTSSEETTTEGGGARRKRKRKWKDFFERLMKEVIEKQEELQRRFLEAIEKREQERVAREEAWRMQEMQRINREREILAQERSIAAAKDAAVMAFLQKMAEHQQEENNLQPALNTNNNIIAITPQQPMPQATPTPTPQQKQTTTVPEAPPVQSLVPQPQQHQVQQQQQLVMTNVETNKAANNGENLMMGASSSRWPKVEVQALIDLRTNLETKYQENGPKGPLWEEISALMRKMGYNRNAKRCKEKWENINKYFKKVKESNKKRPEDSKTCPYFHQLEALYKEKNKVEGQMKPESMMAPLMVQPEQQWPPQQVVPPEVTMEDAQNDPMDGGHQEDGEEEEEEDKEIGDEDDEEDDEGGNYEIVASKPASAGDASAE; encoded by the exons ATGCTGGGGGACTCAGCAGTGTTGGGAACAGGTGGAGGAGGAGGGTCTGGAGATGCAGTGGTGGCAGCAGGAGGGGGTGCTGTTCATGACGGTGCTGTTGACGTGGCAGGcggtggtggcggcggtggtGGAGGAGGATCAAATTCAGGGGATGATGAGAGGGGGAGAGTGGAGGAAGGTGACAGGAGCTTTGGTGGTAACAGATGGCCGAGACAAGAGACTCTGGCTTTGTTGAAGATACGGTCGGATATGGACGTGGCTTTCAGAGATGCAAGTGTGAAGGGTCCTTTGTGGGAAGAGGTTTCAAG GAAGCTGGCAGATCTTGGCTACCACAGAAATGCCAAGAAGTGCAAAGAGAAGTTCGAGAACGTTTACAAGTACCACAAGAGAACCAAAGAAGGCCGCAGTGGGAAATCAGAAGGCAAAACTTATCGCTTCTTTGATCAATTACAAGCCCTTGAAAACAACCCTGCAATTCATCCTATCCaatctccaccaccaccaccagtaacaacaacaacagcactACCCGCAACACCAGTGTCAATAGTCGTAACAACCACACCCTCTTCAATAATGTCTCTTCCCCCGACCACATCGTTGCCATTGCCACCTGTGTCTAACAACACCACTGTTCCATCCCCAACAACACTCCCTGTGCCTCAATCCATTCTCGCCCTCACAACCTCTTCCTTCCCATCATCAAACCCTACACCATACTTCCCAACACAAACACCAAACCCTACACCCAACAACACCAACACCAAGAACCCTCTAAACACCATCGCCCCACCTTCCTTCCCCAACATTCCGACTGATCTCTTGTCCAATTCCAGCTCTTCCTCCACCTCTTCGGAGGAAACAACCACGGAGGGAGGGGGAGCGAGACGCAAGAGAAAGAGGAAGTGGAAGGACTTCTTTGAGAGACTCATGAAGGAAGTTATAGAGAAACAGGAGGAGCTGCAAAGGAGGTTCCTGGAGGCCATTGAGAAGAGAGAACAAGAGCGTGTCGCGAGAGAAGAAGCGTGGAGAATGCAAGAGATGCAAAGGATCAACAGGGAAAGGGAGATTCTTGCACAGGAGAGATCCATTGCTGCCGCTAAAGACGCTGCTGTTATGGCATTTTTGCAGAAGATGGCAGAACATCAGCAAGAGGAAAATAATCTTCAACCAGCATTGAATaccaacaacaacatcatcGCTATTACTCCACAGCAACCGATGCCACAAGCAACTCCAACACCAACACCACagcaaaaacaaacaacaactgTTCCCGAGGCCCCACCAGTGCAGTCCTTGGTCCCACAGCCACAGCAACATCAGgtgcagcaacaacaacaactagTGATGACTAATGTGGAAACCAATAAAGCTGCTAATAACGGTGAGAATTTGATGATGGGAGCGAGTTCTTCGCGGTGGCCAAAAGTGGAGGTACAAGCGCTGATAGATCTGAGAACAAACCTGGAAACAAAGTACCAGGAAAATGGACCAAAAGGCCCTCTGTGGGAGGAGATCTCAGCTTTGATGAGAAAAATGGGGTACAACCGGAACGCGAAAAGATGCAAAGAGAAGTGGGAGAACATCAACAAGTACTTCAAGAAGGTCAAGGAAAGCAACAAGAAGAGGCCCGAAGATTCCAAGACCTGTCCCTATTTTCACCAGTTGGAGGCTTTATACAAGGAGAAGAACAAGGTGGAGGGCCAAATGAAGCCGGAGAGCATGATGGCACCCCTCATGGTGCAGCCGGAGCAACAGTGGCCTCCTCAGCAGGTGGTGCCCCCAGAAGTAACCATGGAAGACGCCCAGAATGACCCCATGGACGGGGGGCACCAGGAGGATggtgaggaggaggaggaagaggacaAGGAGAttggagatgaagatgatgaagaagacgatgaaGGTGGTAACTATGAGATAGTAGCAAGCAAGCCAGCTTCAGCTGGTGATGCTTCTGCGGAGTGA